GGACAATCGCCGACTCGGATCATATGATAGCACTCAACCTAGGCGTTGAAAAGGAGAACAACCGTTATGAGATTGAGGATTCTCGTAATGTTACCCGCTCTTCTGTGCTTTCTGGCCACGATATGCACCGCGGGCGGTCCGAGCATTCATTTCGATAAAGACACGCACGATTACGGCCGGGTCCTGTACGGGGACGTTGTTACTCAAGAATTCATCTTGACCAATACCGGTGACGAGACTCTGGTCATCGAAAAACTGGAAGCATCATGTGGATGTACCAAGGCGGTTAAGGGCAGCTCGGAAGTTCCTCCAAAAGGAACAACCAAAATAATGGCCGCATTCGACACCGACGGGCTTCGCAACGGAAGAACAAAGAAAACCATTACGGTACACTCCAACGATCCGGAAAAACCTGAGGTCAAACTGGCTCTCTTAGCAGACGTAGTCCGCGAGATTACCGTGGATCCGCCAAGACTGGTAACCAGACTGGCCAAGTTTACCGAAACTATTTCGGTTCCCATCAGAATCGCCAATTCCTCAGACAAACAGGTTGTTGTGCGGATCAAGGACAGCCAAAGTGACACGTCCAATCCAGGCCCCAATGCCAAAGCACTTGTGGTCAAGGGCCGGTCGGTTGTGCCCTTTAATCTGAAGCTGGCATTGAAGAATGAATCCGGAAGATCTTACTGGACAGGAAGGCTTACCTTGTTGACCGATCATCCAAAGGAAAAAGAACTGGATGTGCCTTATCTGGTGCAACTCGGTCAAGGTGATTCTGCTTCAGAGCCCAAACCGCCTCCACCCGCGGTTGAAGAATA
The sequence above is a segment of the Desulfomonile tiedjei DSM 6799 genome. Coding sequences within it:
- a CDS encoding DUF1573 domain-containing protein, encoding MRLRILVMLPALLCFLATICTAGGPSIHFDKDTHDYGRVLYGDVVTQEFILTNTGDETLVIEKLEASCGCTKAVKGSSEVPPKGTTKIMAAFDTDGLRNGRTKKTITVHSNDPEKPEVKLALLADVVREITVDPPRLVTRLAKFTETISVPIRIANSSDKQVVVRIKDSQSDTSNPGPNAKALVVKGRSVVPFNLKLALKNESGRSYWTGRLTLLTDHPKEKELDVPYLVQLGQGDSASEPKPPPPAVEE